One part of the Sphingobacterium sp. LZ7M1 genome encodes these proteins:
- a CDS encoding glycerophosphodiester phosphodiesterase family protein, which yields MKKQVFLVAMTMIIHVGLFAQTSIIAHRGAWKNSKVPQNSIASLDAAISQGAWGSEFDVHLTKDDVLVVNHDHDFHGLEIEDLTYQELLAKKHDNGESLPTVEEYLKAGLKQKGTKLIYELKTSKLGKERTMKNVELSLALVKKLKAEKMVEFIAFDWDACLKFRELDKKIKVHYLNGDKSPAEVKAAKLTGVDYHFSIFQKNPNLIKEFKALKLKTNAWTVNKEEDMKFFIDQKIDFITTDEPELLKTLLNK from the coding sequence ATGAAAAAACAGGTATTTTTAGTAGCTATGACCATGATTATCCATGTAGGATTATTTGCACAGACTTCCATTATCGCTCACCGCGGAGCATGGAAAAACAGCAAAGTTCCTCAAAATTCAATTGCATCCCTAGATGCTGCAATCTCTCAAGGAGCATGGGGAAGTGAATTTGATGTGCACCTTACTAAAGATGATGTATTGGTGGTAAATCATGACCATGATTTCCATGGCCTAGAAATCGAAGACCTTACTTATCAAGAGTTATTGGCGAAAAAACACGATAATGGCGAGTCCCTCCCAACTGTTGAAGAATACTTAAAAGCAGGTTTGAAACAAAAGGGAACTAAATTGATCTATGAATTGAAAACAAGTAAGCTTGGTAAAGAAAGAACCATGAAAAACGTGGAACTTTCATTGGCCCTTGTCAAAAAACTTAAAGCTGAAAAAATGGTGGAATTCATTGCCTTTGATTGGGATGCATGCCTGAAATTCAGAGAACTTGACAAAAAGATCAAGGTTCACTACTTAAATGGCGACAAATCTCCAGCAGAGGTAAAAGCAGCTAAATTAACTGGGGTAGATTACCACTTCAGCATCTTCCAAAAGAACCCGAACTTGATCAAGGAATTCAAGGCACTGAAATTGAAAACCAATGCTTGGACCGTGAATAAAGAAGAGGACATGAAATTCTTTATTGATCAAAAAATTGATTTTATCACGACAGATGAACCTGAACTATTAAAAACATTATTGAACAAATAA
- the yiaA gene encoding inner membrane protein YiaA has product MEPLNNKTEEMLTPLKHTDENRKSFKPTAAFVGASWIAMLTGIFGYCIGLWNATMELNEKGYYLVILLFGLFAVISVQKSVRDRAEGLAVTELYYGISWFATLASIILLIIGLWNADLFLSEKGFYAMSFILSVFSAIAVQKNTRDAKLFKEENI; this is encoded by the coding sequence ATGGAACCGCTAAATAACAAAACTGAGGAGATGTTAACTCCATTAAAACACACAGACGAAAACAGAAAGTCTTTCAAACCAACGGCAGCCTTTGTAGGGGCCTCATGGATCGCCATGTTAACTGGCATCTTCGGTTACTGCATCGGACTATGGAATGCAACGATGGAACTCAATGAAAAAGGCTACTACCTTGTCATCCTGCTTTTCGGACTATTCGCCGTCATATCCGTTCAAAAAAGCGTTCGGGACCGCGCAGAAGGTCTTGCAGTGACCGAACTATATTACGGCATCAGTTGGTTTGCCACCTTGGCCTCTATTATTTTATTGATCATTGGCCTTTGGAATGCCGATCTATTCTTAAGTGAAAAGGGGTTTTACGCCATGTCGTTTATCCTGAGTGTTTTCTCAGCCATTGCTGTTCAGAAAAACACCCGTGACGCTAAATTATTTAAAGAAGAAAACATATAA
- a CDS encoding phosphodiester glycosidase family protein — protein sequence MKFRQLIHITVFCLFLFPNLVFSQEQDSVQITHANWNKKEIKKGIIWYQGHFENLFNAVQEINWVEIDLHKYHKNIHIAAEPSKLIPTSSFAEQNQALVAINASFFDMKNGGSVDYLKLNNQILSQSKVKPNARANAVFSISKKKLRIQENTKQNVEESKAPSIMVAGPLLLVEGQYAELAKNAFNDNRHPRTAIAISSKHKLILMVVDGRSNMANGMNLKELSQVLKWIGAKDAMNLDGGGSSTLYIKGEGSNSIVNYPSDNKKFDHEGQRSVANIIYLK from the coding sequence ATGAAATTCAGACAGCTAATTCATATTACTGTATTCTGCCTATTCTTATTTCCTAACCTAGTCTTCAGCCAAGAACAAGACTCCGTTCAAATTACCCATGCAAACTGGAATAAGAAAGAAATCAAAAAAGGCATCATTTGGTATCAAGGCCATTTTGAAAACCTATTCAATGCGGTCCAAGAAATCAATTGGGTAGAAATCGACCTGCACAAATACCACAAAAACATACATATTGCCGCAGAACCTTCCAAATTAATACCAACCTCTAGCTTTGCGGAACAAAACCAAGCATTAGTCGCCATCAATGCCTCTTTCTTTGACATGAAAAACGGCGGTTCGGTCGACTATCTCAAACTGAACAACCAAATACTGAGTCAGTCCAAAGTTAAACCCAATGCTCGGGCAAATGCTGTTTTTAGCATATCTAAGAAGAAACTGAGGATCCAAGAAAACACAAAACAAAACGTAGAAGAGTCCAAAGCTCCATCCATTATGGTTGCCGGACCTCTCCTATTGGTTGAAGGGCAATATGCAGAACTCGCAAAGAATGCATTCAACGACAACCGCCATCCTCGCACGGCTATTGCCATCAGTTCAAAACATAAATTGATCTTAATGGTTGTTGACGGTAGAAGCAATATGGCCAATGGAATGAACCTAAAGGAATTGAGCCAAGTATTGAAGTGGATTGGAGCAAAGGATGCGATGAACCTAGATGGCGGCGGCAGCAGCACCCTGTACATCAAGGGAGAAGGCAGCAATTCCATCGTCAATTACCCATCGGACAACAAGAAATTTGACCATGAAGGCCAGCGTTCTGTTGCCAACATTATATATTTAAAATAA
- a CDS encoding toxic anion resistance protein, which produces MANLDLTHLDDDQNQNKPSEVKVNFSEEEKQLIKQYKDKINLTSTTDIIQFGVGTQSNVSNFSNEILKQVRTKDLGGAEDILVNLRSEIREFDERVNKKPLLPFFDNLKKKIGRMRTEYASVEKNIHSIELKLEGHYKNLAKDVNIFDKLFVQNQQYFKDLSLHIQAGEEKLNEVLTTTLPALKAEAEATGDQHKVQEYKDMEQHVVRFERKVHDLKLTRMVVLQTAPQIRMIQSNSSSLMEKIQSSIVNTLPLWKNQMVLTLGIAHAQSALEAQRAVTDATNELLKRNSEMLKEATINVAKETERGIIDMDTIKKANTDIITTIEEVLRIQREGREKRKVAEGELLIAETELKNHILKSSDDNRLIN; this is translated from the coding sequence ATGGCAAATTTAGATTTGACACATCTGGACGATGATCAAAACCAGAATAAGCCCTCAGAGGTGAAAGTGAATTTCTCAGAAGAGGAAAAACAATTGATTAAGCAATATAAAGACAAGATTAATTTGACCTCTACTACGGACATCATTCAGTTTGGGGTAGGTACGCAAAGTAATGTGAGCAACTTCTCGAACGAGATCTTGAAACAAGTCCGTACAAAAGATTTAGGAGGTGCCGAGGATATTTTGGTCAACCTACGTTCTGAAATCCGTGAGTTTGATGAAAGGGTTAATAAAAAACCTTTATTGCCATTCTTTGATAATCTCAAAAAGAAAATCGGGAGAATGCGTACTGAGTATGCTTCCGTGGAAAAGAACATCCATTCCATTGAACTGAAGTTAGAAGGACATTATAAAAACTTAGCGAAGGATGTCAATATCTTCGATAAGCTATTTGTCCAAAATCAACAGTATTTCAAGGACCTTTCTCTGCATATCCAAGCAGGGGAAGAAAAACTAAATGAAGTCCTGACCACGACTTTGCCTGCTCTGAAAGCTGAAGCTGAAGCAACTGGCGATCAGCATAAGGTGCAAGAGTATAAAGACATGGAACAACATGTTGTGCGTTTTGAACGTAAGGTCCATGATCTGAAACTTACCCGTATGGTGGTGCTACAAACGGCTCCGCAGATTAGGATGATTCAGAGCAACAGTAGTTCCTTGATGGAAAAGATTCAATCAAGTATCGTCAATACACTACCTTTGTGGAAGAACCAAATGGTCCTTACACTAGGTATTGCCCATGCACAAAGTGCCTTAGAGGCACAAAGAGCAGTTACTGATGCTACAAATGAATTGCTGAAGAGAAACTCTGAAATGTTGAAAGAAGCAACCATCAATGTTGCCAAAGAAACAGAAAGAGGAATCATTGATATGGATACCATTAAGAAAGCTAATACCGATATCATCACTACCATCGAAGAGGTATTGCGAATTCAGCGTGAAGGTCGTGAGAAACGTAAGGTAGCAGAAGGGGAATTATTGATTGCGGAAACTGAACTTAAGAACCATATCTTAAAGTCTTCTGATGATAACAGGTTGATCAATTAA
- a CDS encoding HD domain-containing protein has product MAQKTDKQEQLILKTAAFVEDKLKDAESGHDWWHILRVWNNTKLILKEEEADAFVCELTALLHDIADSKFHNGDESIGPRVAGEFLKSIEVDDIAIEHVQNIILNMSYKASLGEVSFHSKELEIVQDADRLDAIGAIGIARAFNYGGYKNREIYNPEIPALENQSKEAYKNTTAPTINHFYEKLLLLKDKMNTSTAKKIALGRHQHMESFLQQFYSEWNGDR; this is encoded by the coding sequence ATGGCTCAAAAGACAGATAAGCAAGAACAGCTCATTCTAAAGACAGCTGCTTTTGTCGAAGATAAACTGAAAGATGCGGAGTCTGGCCACGATTGGTGGCATATCCTCCGCGTCTGGAACAATACCAAACTGATCCTGAAAGAAGAGGAAGCAGATGCCTTTGTATGCGAATTGACTGCCCTGTTGCATGATATTGCAGACAGTAAATTCCACAATGGGGATGAAAGCATCGGTCCTAGGGTAGCTGGCGAATTCTTGAAATCCATTGAAGTCGACGATATAGCCATCGAACATGTACAAAATATTATTTTGAACATGTCCTATAAAGCATCTTTAGGCGAAGTCAGTTTTCACTCCAAGGAACTGGAAATCGTTCAGGACGCAGACCGCCTCGATGCGATCGGTGCCATAGGCATCGCTCGTGCTTTTAACTATGGCGGTTATAAAAACAGGGAAATCTATAATCCTGAAATCCCCGCTCTGGAAAACCAAAGCAAGGAAGCCTATAAAAACACAACGGCTCCAACCATCAACCATTTCTATGAAAAACTGTTGTTGCTAAAAGATAAAATGAACACTTCGACTGCCAAGAAAATCGCTCTGGGCAGGCACCAACACATGGAGTCATTTCTGCAACAATTTTATAGCGAATGGAACGGAGATCGATAA
- a CDS encoding fumarate hydratase yields MNKQNKTYSQLKAYLSIVIGMLFIFSSCQRHSDMQGEGEDYLQGVWVQDSIPGQEEMLNYTLHEFRFTCDSVYTIMHVKNDVKSIPDSCYKDGKWTEYAKAVYSVRADSMIVEGVYTKENGKQKISGCYKQGPYVPRYLIKSKSKDSLVLENKFDSRPIILRKTADITCVPKKRWEL; encoded by the coding sequence GTGAATAAACAGAATAAAACATATTCTCAATTAAAAGCATACCTATCGATTGTGATAGGTATGCTTTTTATTTTCTCGAGTTGCCAAAGGCATTCTGATATGCAAGGCGAAGGTGAAGATTATCTGCAAGGTGTATGGGTGCAGGACAGTATCCCTGGACAAGAAGAGATGCTGAATTATACCTTACATGAGTTTAGATTCACTTGCGATTCGGTCTATACCATTATGCATGTCAAGAACGATGTCAAGAGCATCCCTGATAGTTGCTATAAAGATGGCAAATGGACTGAATACGCCAAAGCAGTGTACTCTGTCCGTGCTGACAGCATGATCGTTGAAGGGGTATACACCAAAGAAAACGGTAAACAGAAGATTTCTGGCTGCTACAAGCAAGGTCCTTATGTACCGAGGTACTTGATAAAGTCCAAAAGCAAGGATAGTTTGGTATTGGAAAATAAATTTGATAGCCGGCCTATCATATTGAGAAAAACAGCCGATATTACCTGTGTTCCCAAGAAACGTTGGGAATTATAG
- a CDS encoding DUF2157 domain-containing protein: MKDLERKDLELLSVHSDIKENELQQSLEEYIYPKQDAWARFTQIVLLALGVGFMAAGIVFFFAYNWEDLDKFVKLGIVQGLVIITTSLSLTLKTNKLFKDIILTAASLLVGVMFAVFGQVYQTGANAYDFFLAWTIFISLWVWVSKFPPLWLMYLGLVNLSIFLYYEQVARYWDFIYLSSGLFVLNAAFLLVCIWINEKKKGEIPAYFNNILGLTAAVWSIYSNIYWIMENRYYDMPVILGATLLFYGLGLWYGNKKNNPFYMGLIPFSCIIIFASVLLKIYDGMQMYLLISVYLIVTVSLVIWNLIKMQRRNHGK, from the coding sequence ATGAAAGATCTAGAAAGAAAAGACCTAGAGCTGCTCTCCGTTCATTCCGACATCAAGGAAAACGAACTCCAACAGTCTCTGGAAGAATATATATACCCCAAACAAGACGCCTGGGCACGGTTTACACAGATCGTCCTATTGGCATTGGGAGTCGGCTTCATGGCCGCCGGAATTGTCTTTTTCTTCGCCTACAATTGGGAAGACCTCGATAAATTCGTCAAACTGGGGATCGTACAAGGCTTAGTCATTATCACGACCAGCCTGAGCCTGACCCTCAAAACCAACAAACTGTTCAAGGATATCATCTTAACCGCTGCTTCCCTCCTAGTCGGAGTGATGTTTGCCGTCTTCGGGCAGGTTTACCAAACGGGGGCCAATGCCTATGACTTTTTCCTTGCATGGACCATTTTCATTAGCCTTTGGGTATGGGTATCCAAATTCCCGCCACTCTGGCTTATGTATTTAGGCCTCGTTAACCTCAGCATATTCCTCTACTACGAACAGGTGGCTAGGTATTGGGATTTTATTTACCTGTCATCAGGCCTGTTTGTCTTAAACGCAGCCTTTCTTTTAGTCTGCATCTGGATCAACGAAAAGAAAAAAGGGGAAATTCCTGCCTATTTCAACAATATCCTAGGATTAACAGCTGCAGTCTGGTCCATCTATAGCAACATCTATTGGATTATGGAGAACCGATACTATGACATGCCAGTAATTCTTGGAGCAACTCTCCTATTTTATGGCTTAGGTCTTTGGTATGGGAATAAAAAGAACAATCCCTTCTATATGGGATTAATACCCTTCAGCTGCATTATCATTTTCGCATCCGTACTGTTGAAGATTTACGATGGCATGCAGATGTATCTATTGATTTCAGTATATCTCATTGTCACCGTCAGCCTCGTTATCTGGAACCTTATAAAAATGCAAAGGAGGAATCATGGAAAATAA
- a CDS encoding GDYXXLXY domain-containing protein: MKKLSIIIIVTNLIALLIYFNYSIRQKEDILKNGKLVLLELAPVDPRSLMQGDYMRLAYEIQDNFVIDSIPKRGYVVLKVDNNQVGKSIRCQPNREPLNPGEFLIEYTRPKSWLLNIGAESYFFEEGTGQRYEKAKYGGLKIDENGNSLLIGLYDENGKEI; this comes from the coding sequence ATGAAAAAGCTTAGCATTATTATCATAGTCACTAATCTGATCGCTTTATTGATCTATTTCAATTACAGCATCCGACAAAAAGAAGATATCCTCAAAAATGGAAAGCTGGTCCTTTTGGAATTGGCGCCCGTTGATCCAAGGTCCCTGATGCAGGGCGATTACATGCGACTGGCCTACGAGATACAGGATAACTTCGTCATAGATAGCATCCCTAAGCGCGGCTACGTTGTCTTAAAAGTTGACAACAACCAAGTAGGAAAAAGCATCCGTTGCCAGCCTAACAGAGAACCCCTGAACCCAGGCGAATTCCTGATCGAATACACCCGACCTAAATCTTGGCTGCTCAATATTGGCGCAGAATCCTATTTCTTCGAAGAAGGAACTGGCCAACGCTACGAAAAAGCCAAATATGGCGGTCTAAAAATCGACGAAAACGGAAATAGCCTGTTGATAGGGCTGTATGATGAGAATGGGAAGGAGATATGA
- a CDS encoding class I SAM-dependent RNA methyltransferase yields MAEVFNKQNKVIVTCNRRLSPYLEQEIRELGFDIKRAFNTGVELQASVNECIKLNLNLRIASQVLYELKSFRAHNADELYKQLVTIPWEDLIPIDGYFSVTSHVHNETITTPLFANVKVKDAIVDRIKDKKGMRPNSGPDLNRAVIHLHWMEDRAEIFLDTSGETLAKHGYRKHPGKAPMLEALATATIMATQWDGKTPFVNPMCGSGTLAIEAALMCQNRKPGLQRMNYSFMHFIGYNEEVFFEERRILKDITDKTNLPHIIASDISADAVEIARLNARTAGVEHLIEFETCDFAETTIPEGDGVIMFNPEYGERLGVHSKLEITYSRIGDFMKQSCKGYRGYIFTGNPDLAKKIGLKASRRFEFFNGKLDCRLLQYELYDGSKDR; encoded by the coding sequence ATGGCAGAAGTTTTCAACAAACAGAATAAGGTAATCGTTACTTGCAACCGTAGGTTGTCCCCTTATTTGGAACAGGAAATCCGTGAATTGGGATTTGATATCAAACGTGCATTCAACACCGGTGTAGAGCTACAAGCCTCTGTAAATGAATGCATCAAGTTAAACTTAAACTTACGTATTGCGAGTCAGGTTCTCTATGAATTAAAATCATTTAGAGCCCATAATGCAGACGAACTTTATAAACAATTAGTGACTATTCCATGGGAAGATTTGATCCCGATCGATGGATACTTTTCGGTAACATCCCATGTCCACAACGAGACCATTACCACACCGCTCTTTGCAAACGTAAAGGTCAAGGATGCCATCGTAGACCGTATCAAAGATAAAAAAGGGATGCGCCCGAATTCAGGTCCAGACCTAAATCGTGCAGTTATCCACCTGCATTGGATGGAAGACCGCGCTGAAATCTTCTTGGATACTTCTGGGGAAACCTTGGCTAAGCACGGCTATAGAAAACATCCTGGGAAAGCTCCAATGTTGGAGGCTTTGGCGACTGCAACCATTATGGCAACCCAATGGGATGGCAAAACCCCATTCGTAAACCCGATGTGTGGTTCAGGTACCTTAGCTATCGAAGCTGCCCTAATGTGCCAAAACCGTAAACCTGGTTTGCAACGCATGAACTATTCCTTTATGCACTTCATCGGATACAATGAGGAGGTCTTCTTCGAGGAACGCCGTATATTAAAGGATATCACCGACAAGACTAACCTTCCCCATATTATTGCATCTGATATCTCTGCCGATGCAGTTGAAATTGCCAGACTCAATGCCCGTACCGCTGGTGTGGAACATCTGATCGAATTTGAAACCTGTGATTTTGCAGAAACTACTATTCCTGAAGGCGATGGTGTCATCATGTTCAACCCTGAATATGGCGAGCGCCTAGGTGTACATAGCAAACTGGAGATCACCTATTCCCGAATCGGCGATTTCATGAAACAGAGTTGCAAAGGATACCGTGGCTATATCTTCACTGGAAATCCAGACCTGGCCAAGAAAATTGGCTTGAAAGCTTCCAGAAGATTCGAGTTTTTCAATGGTAAACTAGACTGTAGATTATTGCAATACGAATTGTACGATGGCTCAAAAGACAGATAA
- the fumC gene encoding class II fumarate hydratase — translation MSFRIEKDTMGEVQVPADKYWGAQTERSRNNFKIGPAASMPHEIIEGFAYLKKAAAYANCELGVLPQEKRDAIAAVCDEILAGKLDDQFPLVIWQTGSGTQSNMNVNEVVANRAQVLAGGKIGEGDPVLKANDDVNKSQSSNDTFPTGMHIAAYKAVVEVTIPGVEKLRDTLKKKSEEFMNVVKIGRTHLMDATPLTLGQELSGYVAQLNYGIKAVKNTLAHLSELALGGTAVGTGLNTPKGYDVLVAKYIAQFTGLPFVTAENKFEALAAHDAIVETHGALKQLAVSLNKIANDIRMLASGPRSGIGEILIPENEPGSSIMPGKVNPTQCEALTMVAAQVMGNDVAITIGGTQGHYELNVFKPVMAANFLQSARLIGDACVSFEEHCAIGIEPNYDRIKQLVDNSLMLVTALNTKIGYYKAAEIAQTAHKNNSTLKETAIKLGYVTAEEFDEWVKPEEMVGSLK, via the coding sequence ATGTCATTCAGAATAGAAAAAGACACCATGGGTGAAGTTCAGGTTCCAGCGGACAAATACTGGGGTGCACAAACTGAACGTTCTAGAAACAACTTTAAAATCGGACCGGCAGCTTCTATGCCACATGAAATCATCGAAGGATTTGCTTACTTGAAAAAAGCAGCTGCTTATGCAAACTGTGAATTAGGAGTATTACCGCAAGAAAAACGTGATGCTATCGCTGCAGTATGTGATGAAATCCTTGCCGGTAAGCTTGATGATCAATTCCCTTTGGTAATCTGGCAAACAGGTTCGGGAACTCAATCCAACATGAATGTAAATGAAGTAGTTGCTAACCGTGCTCAGGTATTAGCTGGTGGAAAAATTGGTGAAGGTGACCCTGTGTTGAAAGCTAATGACGATGTAAATAAATCACAATCTTCAAATGATACATTCCCAACAGGAATGCACATCGCTGCCTACAAAGCTGTTGTGGAAGTGACTATTCCAGGTGTTGAGAAATTACGAGATACCTTGAAGAAAAAATCTGAAGAGTTCATGAACGTTGTAAAAATCGGCCGCACACACTTAATGGATGCGACTCCTCTTACTTTAGGTCAAGAACTTTCTGGATATGTTGCGCAATTGAACTACGGAATCAAAGCGGTTAAAAACACCTTAGCTCACCTATCTGAATTAGCTTTGGGGGGTACAGCTGTAGGTACCGGATTAAATACGCCAAAAGGATATGACGTATTGGTAGCAAAATATATCGCTCAGTTTACAGGATTGCCATTTGTGACTGCTGAAAATAAATTTGAAGCATTAGCTGCTCATGATGCAATCGTGGAAACGCACGGAGCATTGAAGCAATTGGCCGTTTCATTGAATAAGATCGCAAATGATATCCGTATGTTGGCTTCTGGCCCTCGTTCAGGAATCGGAGAGATCTTGATCCCTGAGAATGAACCAGGATCTTCTATCATGCCAGGAAAAGTAAACCCAACTCAATGTGAAGCATTGACAATGGTGGCCGCTCAGGTGATGGGTAATGATGTTGCTATTACCATTGGTGGTACTCAAGGACATTACGAATTGAACGTGTTCAAACCAGTTATGGCTGCAAACTTCTTACAGTCTGCTAGATTGATCGGTGATGCTTGTGTGTCTTTCGAAGAACACTGTGCAATCGGTATTGAACCAAACTACGATCGTATCAAACAATTAGTAGACAACTCATTGATGTTGGTTACTGCCTTGAACACCAAGATCGGTTACTATAAAGCTGCTGAGATTGCTCAAACAGCTCATAAAAACAATTCTACCTTGAAAGAAACAGCTATCAAATTAGGTTATGTAACTGCTGAGGAATTTGACGAGTGGGTTAAACCTGAAGAGATGGTAGGTAGCTTAAAATAA
- a CDS encoding DUF3127 domain-containing protein: protein MEIRGKVHEIGATQQVTESFKKRDLIVAYAENPQFVEYIRFESTQDRVNIFDNLAVGDEVEVSFNLRGRPWTNKDGVTTYFNSLVAWRVTKVANTAQAAPAPGYADMPPVDISANSSDDDDLPF from the coding sequence ATGGAAATAAGAGGAAAAGTACATGAGATAGGGGCGACGCAACAAGTAACAGAGTCTTTCAAGAAGAGAGATTTGATCGTTGCCTATGCTGAAAACCCACAGTTTGTAGAGTACATTCGTTTTGAGTCGACACAGGACCGCGTCAACATATTTGATAACCTAGCTGTTGGTGATGAAGTTGAAGTATCTTTCAATCTACGTGGTCGTCCTTGGACGAATAAGGATGGAGTGACAACTTATTTTAACTCCCTAGTAGCATGGAGAGTCACTAAAGTAGCGAATACCGCTCAAGCAGCTCCAGCACCAGGTTACGCAGACATGCCACCGGTAGATATATCTGCAAATTCATCAGATGATGATGATTTGCCATTCTAA
- a CDS encoding DUF4401 domain-containing protein, protein MENNQTQEALLKVQGTIGRELNIDQAAINRDLLKDRHSQSMTIKVLSVIGGILATGAFLLFLELANFSSNHIPLFILSGIFFIAAIWINKKYDRVLFDTLSVCIYLLSFILFGMGYSKFDGYTDVPLFVYQALAILTITISRSYILTFCAILISTGTFLAYFSYKEVPELNNALLVLVAILFIYFTFNEGKLMKRKAIQGKRYLAIRTGLVFSYLICLYYCSRPNYMPNAWIIDWATSGVLIAMTLWLINCLLNRFLCEEIGKKIFISLVVLICLGFTAMSPAISGSLLLLLVSFKVNYKTGFALGIIAFIYFIGMFYYDLDISLLKKSIAMFVSGVFFLLLYLMIFKKSISHEKA, encoded by the coding sequence ATGGAAAATAATCAAACCCAAGAAGCTCTTCTAAAAGTACAAGGCACGATTGGAAGAGAACTAAACATAGACCAAGCCGCAATAAACAGGGACTTGCTTAAAGATAGGCATAGCCAATCCATGACCATCAAGGTCCTGTCCGTTATTGGAGGCATCCTAGCTACAGGTGCATTTTTACTGTTTTTGGAATTGGCCAACTTCTCTTCCAATCACATCCCGCTGTTTATCCTATCTGGAATATTCTTTATTGCTGCCATCTGGATCAACAAAAAATATGACCGTGTCCTATTCGACACCTTATCTGTCTGCATCTATCTACTCAGCTTTATTCTGTTTGGAATGGGCTATAGTAAATTCGACGGCTACACAGATGTGCCATTATTCGTCTACCAAGCACTTGCAATCCTCACGATTACCATCAGCAGGAGCTATATTCTGACATTTTGTGCTATCCTCATTTCTACAGGTACTTTTTTAGCCTACTTTAGCTACAAAGAGGTCCCAGAATTAAACAATGCCCTTTTGGTCCTAGTCGCCATCCTTTTCATTTATTTCACTTTCAACGAAGGTAAATTGATGAAACGAAAGGCAATTCAAGGAAAGCGTTATTTGGCAATCCGCACAGGCTTGGTTTTTTCTTATTTGATCTGTCTTTATTATTGCAGTCGTCCGAACTATATGCCAAACGCTTGGATTATTGATTGGGCAACTTCCGGCGTATTGATCGCTATGACGCTTTGGCTCATTAACTGCTTGCTCAATCGATTCCTTTGCGAAGAAATTGGCAAGAAAATCTTTATTTCCTTAGTCGTCCTGATATGTTTAGGGTTTACGGCTATGAGTCCTGCAATTTCCGGATCCTTATTACTGTTGTTAGTAAGCTTCAAGGTCAATTACAAAACCGGATTTGCCCTAGGCATTATTGCTTTTATTTATTTCATCGGAATGTTTTACTACGATCTTGACATCAGTTTATTGAAAAAATCCATTGCCATGTTTGTCTCTGGCGTATTTTTCCTGCTGTTGTACCTTATGATCTTCAAAAAATCAATTTCACATGAAAAAGCTTAG